One region of Clavibacter michiganensis subsp. tessellarius genomic DNA includes:
- a CDS encoding ADP-dependent NAD(P)H-hydrate dehydratase produces the protein MSDARDDQVPEGWIRQDEERTRRELRLPRDDDDKYTRGVLGVRTGSDRYPGAAVLGVEAAARTGVGMIRYLGPAGASASVLARRPEVVTADGRVQAWLVGSGMDAAHRDDATTDAIAAALAQGLPAVVDAGALDLVDRATGPVVVTPHFRELSRLLEGAGIRASAEDVAGDAPAWAERAARELGVCVLLKGATTLVVGGSARIAVRAGTPWLATAGSGDVLGGVLGALLAGASTRVAEAADPLAELAGVAAAAAWLHGRAGERASGGGPITALDVAEAMPRAVRDLLARSAEG, from the coding sequence ATGAGCGACGCGCGCGACGACCAGGTGCCCGAGGGCTGGATCCGACAGGACGAGGAGCGCACCCGGCGGGAGCTCCGCCTCCCGCGCGACGACGACGACAAGTACACGCGCGGCGTCCTGGGCGTCCGCACCGGGTCCGACCGCTACCCGGGCGCCGCGGTGCTCGGCGTGGAGGCCGCCGCGCGCACGGGCGTCGGCATGATCCGGTACCTCGGCCCCGCGGGCGCCTCCGCGTCGGTGCTCGCCCGTCGCCCGGAGGTCGTCACGGCCGACGGCCGCGTGCAGGCGTGGCTGGTGGGGTCCGGCATGGACGCCGCCCACCGGGACGACGCGACGACCGACGCGATCGCCGCGGCGCTCGCGCAGGGGCTGCCCGCGGTCGTCGACGCCGGGGCGCTCGACCTCGTGGACCGGGCGACCGGCCCGGTCGTCGTCACGCCGCACTTCCGGGAGCTGTCGCGGCTGCTGGAGGGCGCGGGCATCCGCGCGTCGGCCGAGGACGTCGCGGGGGACGCGCCGGCGTGGGCCGAGCGCGCGGCGCGGGAGCTGGGCGTCTGCGTGCTGCTGAAGGGGGCGACGACGCTCGTGGTGGGCGGATCCGCTCGCATCGCCGTGCGGGCGGGGACGCCGTGGCTGGCGACGGCCGGATCCGGGGACGTGCTGGGCGGCGTGCTCGGGGCGCTCCTGGCGGGCGCGTCGACGCGCGTGGCGGAGGCCGCGGATCCGCTGGCCGAGCTCGCCGGGGTGGCCGCCGCCGCGGCGTGGCTGCACGGGCGGGCGGGGGAGCGCGCGTCGGGCGGCGGACCGATCACGGCCCTCGACGTCGCCGAGGCGATGCCGAGGGCCGTGCGGGACCTCCTGGCGCGATCCGCCGAGGGCTAG
- a CDS encoding NADH:flavin oxidoreductase/NADH oxidase, translating into MTTSPLFEPITVRGVTARNRIWVAPMCQYSIDARDGVPGAWHLAHLGSFARGGAGLVMAEATGVSPEARITPEDTGIWDDAQRDAWKPIVDFIHEMGAVAAIQLAHAGRKASTYSFSGRGTMPAAEGGWDTVAPSAEPFPGYGTPVALDAPGLRKVVDDFAAAARRSVDAGFDVLEIHAAHGYLMHQFLSPLSNHRDDEFGGSLENRARLLLQVIDAVRAEVPDAPLLVRFSATDWAGDAGWDEAQTATVAGWAAEHGADFFDISTGGNTTGVTIPVAPGYQVPFAEYVKEHAKVALNAVGLITEPAQAEAVVAEGRADAVMLGREMLRDPHFALRAAHELGVEIDYWPKQYDRARWAA; encoded by the coding sequence ATGACCACGTCCCCGCTCTTCGAGCCGATCACCGTCCGCGGCGTCACCGCCCGCAACCGCATCTGGGTCGCGCCGATGTGCCAGTACAGCATCGACGCGCGCGACGGGGTCCCGGGCGCCTGGCACCTCGCGCACCTCGGCTCGTTCGCCCGCGGCGGCGCCGGCCTCGTGATGGCGGAGGCCACGGGCGTCAGCCCCGAGGCGCGCATCACGCCCGAGGACACCGGCATCTGGGACGACGCGCAGCGCGACGCCTGGAAGCCGATCGTCGACTTCATCCACGAGATGGGCGCGGTCGCCGCGATCCAGCTCGCGCACGCCGGTCGCAAGGCGTCCACGTACTCGTTCTCCGGCCGCGGCACCATGCCCGCCGCGGAGGGCGGCTGGGACACGGTGGCCCCGTCCGCCGAGCCGTTCCCCGGCTACGGCACGCCCGTCGCGCTCGACGCCCCGGGGCTCCGGAAGGTCGTCGACGACTTCGCCGCCGCCGCCCGCCGCTCCGTCGACGCGGGCTTCGACGTGCTCGAGATCCACGCCGCGCACGGCTACCTCATGCACCAGTTCCTCTCGCCGCTGAGCAACCACCGCGACGACGAGTTCGGCGGCAGCCTCGAGAACCGGGCGCGCCTGCTGCTCCAGGTGATCGACGCGGTGCGCGCCGAGGTCCCCGACGCGCCGCTCCTCGTGCGCTTCTCCGCGACCGACTGGGCGGGCGACGCCGGCTGGGACGAGGCGCAGACCGCGACCGTCGCCGGCTGGGCGGCCGAGCACGGCGCGGACTTCTTCGACATCTCCACCGGCGGCAACACGACGGGCGTCACGATCCCCGTCGCCCCCGGCTACCAGGTGCCCTTCGCCGAGTACGTGAAGGAGCACGCGAAGGTCGCGCTCAACGCCGTCGGCCTCATCACCGAGCCCGCGCAGGCGGAGGCCGTGGTGGCCGAGGGCCGCGCGGACGCCGTGATGCTCGGCCGCGAGATGCTGCGCGACCCGCACTTCGCGCTCCGCGCCGCGCACGAGCTGGGCGTCGAGATCGACTACTGGCCCAAGCAGTACGACCGGGCGCGCTGGGCGGCCTGA
- a CDS encoding hemolysin family protein has product MGEYAGGIIALVVLLAVNAFFVGAEFAVISAKRSQIEPRAEEGSRAARVTLYAMEHATLMLATTQLGITVCSLLILNVSEPAIHHLLEIPLHATGLPEEAISTIAFVIALLMVSFLHVVLGEMVPKNISFSVPDRAALLLAPPLVGIARVVKPLIVALNAISNAVLRVFRVEPKDEAASAFTLDEVQGIVDQSTREGLLEDRTGALTAAFEFTGKKVEDIAIPLGALVSLHETASPSEVERAVARHGFSRYVIVDDRDEPSGYLHLKDVIDLDEADEFVRPVPAKRIRQLVSIFAGTELEDALATMRRSGAHLARAFDEAGETTGVLFLEDIIEELVGEVQDATRRV; this is encoded by the coding sequence GTGGGTGAGTACGCCGGGGGGATCATCGCGCTCGTCGTGCTGCTCGCCGTCAACGCCTTCTTCGTCGGCGCCGAGTTCGCGGTCATCTCCGCGAAGCGGTCGCAGATCGAGCCGCGCGCGGAGGAGGGCAGCCGCGCCGCGCGCGTCACGCTCTACGCCATGGAGCACGCGACGCTCATGCTCGCGACGACCCAGCTCGGCATCACCGTGTGCTCGCTGCTGATCCTCAACGTCTCCGAGCCGGCGATCCACCACCTGCTCGAGATCCCGCTGCACGCCACCGGGCTGCCCGAGGAGGCGATCTCCACGATCGCCTTCGTCATCGCTCTGCTGATGGTGTCGTTCCTGCACGTGGTGCTCGGCGAGATGGTGCCGAAGAACATCTCGTTTTCGGTGCCGGACCGGGCGGCGCTGCTGCTCGCGCCGCCGCTCGTCGGCATCGCGCGCGTGGTGAAGCCGCTCATCGTCGCGCTCAACGCGATCTCGAACGCGGTGCTGCGCGTGTTCCGCGTGGAGCCGAAGGACGAGGCCGCGAGCGCCTTCACGCTCGACGAGGTGCAGGGCATCGTCGACCAGTCGACCCGCGAGGGGCTCCTGGAGGACCGCACGGGCGCGCTCACCGCGGCGTTCGAGTTCACGGGCAAGAAGGTCGAGGACATCGCGATCCCGCTGGGCGCGCTCGTCAGCCTGCACGAGACGGCGTCGCCGTCGGAGGTCGAGCGGGCGGTCGCGCGGCACGGCTTCTCGCGCTACGTGATCGTCGACGACCGGGACGAGCCGTCCGGCTACCTGCACCTCAAGGACGTCATCGACCTCGACGAGGCCGACGAGTTCGTCCGCCCGGTGCCGGCCAAGCGGATCCGCCAGCTCGTCTCGATCTTCGCGGGCACCGAGCTCGAGGACGCCCTCGCGACCATGCGCCGATCCGGCGCGCACCTGGCCCGCGCCTTCGACGAGGCGGGCGAGACCACGGGCGTGCTGTTCCTCGAGGACATCATCGAGGAGCTCGTCGGCGAGGTGCAGGACGCCACCCGGCGCGTCTGA
- a CDS encoding GuaB1 family IMP dehydrogenase-related protein — translation MRFTGEAPAHDLTYSDVFLSPGRSDVGSRMDVDLSPGDGTPCSIPVVASNMGSVTGPRLAAVLARRGGIGILPQDLRPQELDAAIRRVKDQPVAYDSPLELPPDATAGQARELLPPIAGHGIVLRDADGEMVGCLEGTQLAGVPDGTRLGDLPHGALASLDADDVPTGRAAFELMHAAGIDFAPVLAHGRLVGTLSRRSALRSTVYAPAVDGDGRLAVGAAVGVNGDPVGRARALLAAGVDVIVLDTAHGHQESMLRAVRAVRALDPAVPLVAGNVVTAGGARDLVEAGADIVKVGVGPGAMCTTRMMTAVGRPQFSAVLDTAEAARAAGALVWADGGVRYPRDVALALAAGAASVMIGSWFAGTVESPGRLLVDDDGGLAKESWGMASTRAVQERFGRREAFELARRTLFAEGISTSRIRIDPLRPGLEDLLDTITSGVRSAFTYAGARTRAEFAERATVGIQSAAGYEEGKPLPVGW, via the coding sequence ATGAGGTTCACCGGAGAGGCTCCCGCCCACGACCTGACGTACTCGGACGTCTTCCTGAGCCCCGGCCGGTCGGACGTCGGCAGCCGGATGGACGTCGACCTCTCCCCGGGCGACGGGACGCCGTGCAGCATCCCCGTCGTCGCCAGCAACATGGGCTCGGTCACGGGACCGCGGCTGGCGGCCGTGCTCGCGCGGCGCGGCGGCATCGGGATCCTGCCGCAGGACCTGCGACCCCAGGAGCTCGACGCGGCCATCCGCCGGGTGAAGGACCAGCCGGTCGCCTACGACTCGCCGCTCGAGCTGCCGCCGGACGCGACGGCCGGGCAGGCGCGGGAGCTGCTCCCGCCCATCGCCGGCCACGGGATCGTGCTGCGGGACGCCGACGGGGAGATGGTCGGCTGCCTCGAGGGCACGCAGCTCGCCGGGGTGCCGGACGGCACGCGCCTCGGCGACCTCCCGCACGGCGCGCTCGCGTCCCTCGACGCCGACGACGTGCCCACGGGCCGCGCCGCGTTCGAGCTGATGCACGCGGCCGGCATCGACTTCGCGCCCGTCCTCGCGCACGGCCGCCTCGTCGGCACGCTGAGCCGGCGCAGCGCCCTCCGCTCCACCGTGTACGCGCCCGCCGTCGACGGGGACGGCCGCCTCGCGGTGGGCGCCGCGGTGGGCGTCAACGGCGATCCGGTCGGCCGGGCCCGGGCGCTCCTGGCCGCCGGGGTCGACGTGATCGTGCTCGACACCGCCCACGGCCACCAGGAGTCCATGCTCCGCGCGGTCCGCGCCGTGCGCGCGCTCGACCCCGCGGTGCCGCTCGTCGCCGGCAACGTCGTCACCGCGGGCGGCGCGCGCGACCTGGTCGAGGCCGGCGCGGACATCGTCAAGGTCGGCGTCGGTCCCGGCGCCATGTGCACCACGCGCATGATGACCGCCGTCGGCCGCCCGCAGTTCTCCGCCGTGCTCGACACGGCCGAGGCGGCGCGCGCGGCCGGCGCCCTCGTCTGGGCCGACGGGGGAGTGCGGTACCCGCGGGACGTCGCGCTGGCCCTCGCCGCGGGCGCCGCCAGCGTGATGATCGGATCCTGGTTCGCCGGCACCGTCGAGTCGCCCGGCCGCCTGCTCGTCGACGACGACGGCGGCCTCGCCAAGGAGAGCTGGGGCATGGCCTCCACCCGCGCCGTGCAGGAGCGCTTCGGCCGGCGCGAGGCGTTCGAGCTCGCCAGGCGCACGCTCTTCGCGGAGGGGATCTCGACGAGCCGGATCCGCATCGACCCGCTCCGGCCCGGGCTCGAGGACCTGCTCGACACGATCACCTCCGGCGTCCGCAGCGCGTTCACCTACGCCGGGGCGCGCACGCGGGCCGAGTTCGCCGAGCGGGCGACCGTGGGGATCCAGTCCGCGGCGGGCTACGAGGAGGGCAAGCCCCTGCCGGTCGGCTGGTGA
- a CDS encoding YceI family protein: MEKKTKIIIGVAGGAVVLVGAFAAFGGPLYAQLAGTPDAAPSLSATAASGQALTDLSGDWSVGGDSYAGYRVNEVLNGTPVTVNGRTKGVTGDISVAGQKVESGTITVDVTTMATDAAPRDAYFQGEAMKTSEFPTATFTLTQPIEANGVESGVPATYDVTGDLTLHGVTKPVTAQMQAAFTEGSGQITGSIPITFQDFGVQAPSLGFVTVEDHGSVEFSLDVAPKA; this comes from the coding sequence ATGGAGAAGAAGACCAAGATCATCATCGGGGTGGCGGGCGGCGCGGTCGTCCTCGTGGGCGCCTTCGCGGCGTTCGGCGGCCCCCTCTACGCGCAGCTCGCCGGCACGCCCGACGCGGCGCCCTCGCTCTCCGCGACCGCGGCGTCGGGCCAGGCCCTCACGGACCTCTCCGGCGACTGGTCCGTGGGCGGCGACTCCTACGCCGGCTACCGCGTGAACGAGGTCCTCAACGGCACCCCGGTCACGGTCAACGGCCGCACGAAGGGCGTCACGGGCGACATCTCGGTCGCCGGGCAGAAGGTGGAGTCCGGCACCATCACGGTGGACGTGACGACCATGGCGACGGACGCGGCGCCGCGCGACGCGTACTTCCAGGGCGAGGCGATGAAGACGTCGGAGTTCCCGACCGCCACCTTCACGCTCACGCAGCCGATCGAGGCGAACGGCGTCGAGTCCGGCGTCCCGGCGACCTACGACGTGACCGGCGACCTCACCCTGCACGGCGTGACGAAGCCCGTCACCGCGCAGATGCAGGCCGCGTTCACGGAGGGCTCGGGCCAGATCACCGGCTCCATCCCGATCACGTTCCAGGACTTCGGCGTCCAGGCGCCGAGCCTCGGCTTCGTCACGGTCGAGGACCACGGCTCGGTCGAGTTCTCGCTCGACGTCGCGCCGAAGGCCTAG
- a CDS encoding multifunctional oxoglutarate decarboxylase/oxoglutarate dehydrogenase thiamine pyrophosphate-binding subunit/dihydrolipoyllysine-residue succinyltransferase subunit, whose translation MSSQVTGTGTDDGSTGDFGANEWLVDEMYERYVVDKDSVDRSWWPILENYHATVIEGRESTPATGDRTAEPQIPESDETSAPAATNTGAPAATPSPASAGQPDAQAQQPATGSQPAARTTSIAPKQQPIPAQAPAKAPAKKGAEPTPPGEDEVSPLRGMAKSLATNMDASLSIPTATSVRTIPAKLMIDNRIVINNHLKRARGGKVSFTHLIGWALIQALKEFPSQNVHYDEVDGKPSVVSPAHINLGIAIDMPKPDGTRALLVPSIKEAEGMTFGEFLTAYEDLVKKARGNKLAAGDFAGTTISLTNPGGIGTVHSVPRLMKGQGAIIGAGALEYPAEFQGASPKTLVELGIGKTITLTSTYDHRVIQGAGSGEFLKIVHERLIGQHGFYEDIFAALRIPYDPIQWATDINVDLSERVSKTGRVQELINAYRVRGHLMADIDPLEYQQRTHPDLEITNHGLTFWDLDREFVTGGFGGRRQALLRDILGILRDSYCRTIGIEYMHIQQPDEREWIQGKVEQPYAKPTHDEQMRILSKLNESEAFETFLQTKYVGQKRFSLEGGESTISLLDTLLQGAADHGLDEVAIGMAHRGRLNVLTNIAGKSYGQIFREFEGTQDPRTVQGSGDVKYHLGTEGTFRGVHGEEMPVYLAANPSHLEAVNGVLEGIVRAKQDRKPIGSFSVLPILVHGDASMAGQGVVFETLQLSQLRAYRTGGTVHIVINNQVGFTTPPSESRSSVYSTDVAKSIQAPIFHVNGDDPEAVARVAHLAFEFRQEFKKDVVIDLVCYRRRGHNEGDDPSMTQPLMYNLIEAKRSVRKLYTEALVGRGDITQEEYDAAQKDFQDRLERAFAETHAAQTSSIPIQTDDEGAVSDLERPDSQQDDGHGEPETTGVSESVVQAVGDAHDNPPQGFSVHPKLQALMRKRLEMSRNGSIDWAFGELLAIGSLLLENTPVRLAGQDSRRGTFVQRHAVLHDRDNGQEWLPLANLSDRQARFWIYDTLLSEYAAMGFEYGYSVERPDALVLWEAQFGDFANGAQTIIDEFISSAEQKWGQRSSVVLLLPHGYEGQGPDHSSARIERFLQLCAEQNMTVARPSTPASYFHLLRRQAYSRPRRPLVVFTPKAMLRLRGATSDVEAFTSGRFEPVIDDVRIEDRGAVRRVLLHSGKVHYDLLGELEKRQDTSIALVRLEQYYPFPEEQVRRVVESYPDAEVVWVQDEPENQGAWPFVHVELSRILHDRAVRVVSRPAAASPAAGSSKRHATEQTDLIARATAE comes from the coding sequence GTGTCGAGCCAGGTGACTGGTACGGGGACCGATGACGGTTCCACGGGCGACTTCGGAGCCAACGAATGGCTCGTCGACGAGATGTACGAGAGGTACGTCGTCGACAAGGACTCGGTGGACCGCAGCTGGTGGCCGATCCTGGAGAACTACCACGCGACCGTGATCGAGGGCCGCGAGTCCACGCCCGCGACCGGCGACCGGACCGCCGAGCCGCAGATCCCGGAGTCGGACGAGACGTCCGCCCCCGCCGCGACCAACACCGGCGCACCGGCCGCGACGCCGTCCCCCGCCTCCGCCGGGCAGCCCGACGCGCAGGCGCAGCAGCCCGCGACGGGCTCCCAGCCGGCGGCGCGCACCACGAGCATCGCGCCCAAGCAGCAGCCGATCCCGGCCCAGGCGCCCGCGAAGGCGCCCGCCAAGAAGGGCGCCGAGCCCACCCCGCCCGGCGAGGACGAGGTCTCCCCGCTGCGCGGCATGGCGAAGAGCCTCGCGACCAACATGGACGCGTCGCTCTCGATCCCCACCGCGACGAGCGTGCGCACGATCCCGGCGAAGCTGATGATCGACAACCGCATCGTCATCAACAACCACCTGAAGCGCGCGCGCGGCGGCAAGGTCTCCTTCACGCACCTCATCGGCTGGGCGCTCATCCAGGCGCTCAAGGAGTTCCCGAGCCAGAACGTGCACTACGACGAGGTCGACGGCAAGCCCAGCGTCGTCTCCCCCGCGCACATCAACCTCGGCATCGCCATCGACATGCCGAAGCCCGACGGCACGCGCGCGCTCCTCGTGCCGAGCATCAAGGAGGCCGAGGGCATGACCTTCGGCGAGTTCCTCACCGCCTACGAGGACCTCGTGAAGAAGGCGCGCGGCAACAAGCTCGCCGCGGGCGACTTCGCCGGCACCACCATCTCCCTGACGAACCCCGGCGGCATCGGCACGGTCCACTCCGTGCCGCGCCTCATGAAGGGCCAGGGCGCCATCATCGGCGCCGGCGCCCTCGAGTACCCGGCCGAGTTCCAGGGCGCGAGCCCGAAGACGCTCGTCGAGCTCGGCATCGGCAAGACCATCACGCTCACGAGCACCTACGACCACCGGGTCATCCAGGGCGCGGGCTCCGGCGAGTTCCTCAAGATCGTGCACGAGCGCCTCATCGGCCAGCACGGCTTCTACGAGGACATCTTCGCGGCGCTCCGCATCCCGTACGACCCCATCCAGTGGGCCACCGACATCAACGTCGACCTCTCGGAGCGGGTCTCGAAGACCGGCCGCGTGCAGGAGCTCATCAACGCGTACCGCGTCCGCGGGCACCTCATGGCGGACATCGACCCGCTCGAGTACCAGCAGCGCACCCACCCCGACCTCGAGATCACGAACCACGGCCTCACCTTCTGGGACCTCGACCGCGAGTTCGTCACGGGCGGCTTCGGCGGACGCCGGCAGGCGCTCCTCCGCGACATCCTCGGCATCCTGCGCGACTCGTACTGCCGCACCATCGGCATCGAGTACATGCACATCCAGCAGCCCGACGAGCGCGAGTGGATCCAGGGCAAGGTCGAGCAGCCCTACGCGAAGCCCACGCACGACGAGCAGATGCGCATCCTCTCCAAGCTCAACGAGTCGGAGGCCTTCGAGACGTTCCTGCAGACCAAGTACGTCGGGCAGAAGCGCTTCAGCCTCGAGGGCGGCGAGTCCACCATCTCCCTGCTCGACACCCTGCTCCAGGGCGCGGCCGACCACGGCCTCGACGAGGTCGCGATCGGCATGGCCCACCGCGGGCGCCTCAACGTCCTCACCAACATCGCGGGCAAGAGCTACGGCCAGATCTTCCGCGAGTTCGAGGGCACGCAGGACCCGCGCACGGTGCAGGGCTCCGGCGACGTCAAGTACCACCTCGGCACCGAGGGAACCTTCCGCGGCGTCCACGGCGAGGAGATGCCGGTGTACCTCGCGGCGAACCCGTCGCACCTCGAGGCCGTCAACGGCGTGCTCGAGGGCATCGTGCGTGCGAAGCAGGACCGGAAGCCGATCGGCTCGTTCTCGGTGCTGCCGATCCTCGTGCACGGCGACGCCTCGATGGCCGGCCAGGGCGTCGTGTTCGAGACGCTGCAGCTCTCGCAGCTGCGCGCGTACCGCACGGGCGGCACGGTCCACATCGTGATCAACAACCAGGTCGGCTTCACGACGCCGCCGTCGGAGTCCCGCTCGTCGGTGTACTCGACCGACGTGGCCAAGAGCATCCAGGCGCCGATCTTCCACGTGAACGGCGACGACCCCGAGGCCGTGGCGCGCGTCGCGCACCTCGCGTTCGAGTTCCGCCAGGAGTTCAAGAAGGACGTCGTCATCGACCTCGTCTGCTACCGCCGTCGCGGCCACAACGAGGGCGACGACCCGTCGATGACGCAGCCGCTCATGTACAACCTCATCGAGGCCAAGCGCTCGGTGCGGAAGCTGTACACGGAGGCGCTCGTCGGCCGCGGCGACATCACGCAGGAGGAGTACGACGCGGCGCAGAAGGACTTCCAGGACCGCCTGGAGCGCGCCTTCGCGGAGACGCACGCGGCGCAGACGTCCTCCATCCCCATCCAGACCGACGACGAGGGCGCGGTGTCCGACCTCGAACGCCCCGACTCGCAGCAGGACGACGGCCACGGCGAGCCCGAGACCACGGGCGTCTCCGAGTCCGTCGTGCAGGCGGTCGGCGACGCGCACGACAACCCGCCGCAGGGCTTCTCCGTGCACCCGAAGCTGCAGGCGCTCATGCGCAAGCGCCTCGAGATGAGTCGCAACGGATCCATCGACTGGGCCTTCGGCGAGCTCCTGGCCATCGGCTCCCTGCTGCTGGAGAACACCCCCGTCCGCCTCGCCGGCCAGGACTCCCGCCGCGGCACGTTCGTCCAGCGCCACGCGGTGCTGCACGACCGCGACAACGGCCAGGAGTGGCTGCCCCTCGCCAACCTCAGCGACCGCCAGGCCCGGTTCTGGATCTACGACACGCTGCTCAGCGAGTACGCCGCGATGGGCTTCGAGTACGGCTACTCCGTCGAGCGGCCCGACGCCCTCGTGCTGTGGGAGGCGCAGTTCGGCGACTTCGCCAACGGCGCGCAGACGATCATCGACGAGTTCATCTCGTCGGCCGAGCAGAAGTGGGGCCAGCGTTCGAGCGTCGTGCTGCTGCTGCCGCACGGCTACGAGGGCCAGGGGCCGGACCACTCGTCCGCCCGCATCGAGCGCTTCCTCCAGCTCTGCGCGGAGCAGAACATGACGGTCGCGCGCCCCTCGACCCCGGCGTCGTACTTCCACCTGCTGCGCCGCCAGGCGTACTCCCGTCCCCGTCGCCCGCTCGTGGTCTTCACCCCGAAGGCCATGCTGCGGCTGCGCGGCGCGACGAGCGACGTGGAGGCCTTCACCTCGGGCCGCTTCGAGCCGGTGATCGACGACGTGCGCATCGAGGACCGCGGCGCCGTCCGCCGCGTGCTCCTCCACTCGGGCAAGGTGCACTACGACCTGCTCGGCGAGCTGGAGAAGCGCCAGGACACGTCCATCGCCCTCGTGCGCCTCGAGCAGTACTACCCGTTCCCCGAGGAGCAGGTCCGCCGCGTCGTGGAGTCCTACCCCGACGCCGAGGTGGTCTGGGTCCAGGACGAGCCGGAGAACCAGGGCGCGTGGCCCTTCGTGCACGTGGAGCTCAGCCGGATCCTGCACGACCGCGCCGTGCGCGTCGTCTCCCGTCCCGCGGCCGCGTCGCCGGCCGCCGGGTCGAGCAAGCGCCACGCCACGGAGCAGACCGACCTGATCGCGCGCGCCACGGCGGAGTGA
- a CDS encoding thiamine-binding protein yields MLVAFSVAPSGGDAPDASVHDAVAAAVEVIRASGLPNRTDSMFTTIEGEWDECFDVVRRATEAVAPFGTRVSLVLKADIRPGYAGELTGKLERLESALEARGADA; encoded by the coding sequence ATGCTCGTCGCCTTCTCCGTCGCACCCAGCGGGGGCGACGCGCCCGACGCCTCCGTCCACGACGCCGTGGCCGCCGCCGTCGAGGTGATCCGCGCGTCCGGGCTGCCGAACCGCACCGACTCGATGTTCACCACGATCGAGGGGGAGTGGGACGAGTGCTTCGACGTCGTCCGCCGCGCCACCGAGGCCGTCGCGCCCTTCGGGACGCGCGTGTCGCTCGTGCTCAAGGCGGACATCCGGCCCGGGTACGCGGGCGAGCTGACCGGCAAGCTGGAGCGGCTCGAGTCCGCGCTCGAGGCCCGGGGCGCCGACGCCTGA
- a CDS encoding hemolysin family protein, giving the protein MHEWLLLAVGLLLTLGTGLFVASEFALVNLDRSDLEKRQERGEKRLGPPIRALRITSTHLSSAQLGITLTTLLTGYTMEPALSLLLAGPLTSAGLAEGLVSPVSTVVALVVATLLSMIVGELVPKNFALALPRETAKLVIPFQTLFTSVFKPAVLLLNNSANGILRLVGIEPKEELSGARSAEELSSLVRRSALAGLLEDDTAMLLSRTLRFADLTASDVMTPRLRVKSVERTDSAQTVIELAMTTGYSRFPVTDDGVDDVIGLVHVKQAVAVPREKRAQVPVTALQSEAIRVPETMKLDDLLGELRGRGFQMAVVVDEYGGTAGVATLEDLVEELVGELADEHDRTRAGVVRSRDSLTFPGMLRPDELVERTGLRIPEEGPYETAAGFVMSELGRLPVVGDELQLETGILRVERLDGRRIDRIRFTPSPEPVATAVGTTRAERQADRQAGRQADREAGRQAVADRAASRKEPSRG; this is encoded by the coding sequence GTGCATGAATGGCTCCTCCTCGCCGTCGGACTGCTCCTCACCCTCGGCACCGGCCTCTTCGTGGCCAGCGAGTTCGCGCTCGTCAACCTCGACCGCTCCGACCTGGAGAAGCGCCAGGAGCGCGGCGAGAAGCGCCTCGGCCCGCCCATCCGCGCCCTGCGCATCACCTCCACCCACCTCTCGAGCGCCCAGCTCGGCATCACGCTGACGACGCTCCTCACCGGGTACACGATGGAGCCGGCGCTCAGCCTGCTGCTCGCGGGTCCGCTCACGTCGGCCGGCCTCGCCGAGGGGCTCGTGTCGCCCGTCTCGACCGTGGTGGCGCTCGTCGTCGCGACGCTCCTGTCGATGATCGTCGGCGAGCTCGTGCCCAAGAACTTCGCGCTGGCGCTGCCACGTGAGACCGCCAAGCTCGTCATCCCGTTCCAGACCCTCTTCACCAGCGTGTTCAAGCCCGCCGTGCTGCTGCTCAACAACAGCGCGAACGGGATCCTCCGCCTCGTCGGCATCGAGCCGAAGGAGGAGCTGTCGGGGGCCCGGAGCGCCGAGGAGCTGTCGTCGCTCGTCCGCCGGTCCGCGCTCGCGGGCCTGCTCGAGGACGACACGGCGATGCTCCTCAGCCGCACCCTCCGCTTCGCCGACCTCACGGCGTCCGACGTCATGACGCCCCGGCTCCGCGTCAAGTCGGTCGAGCGCACGGACAGCGCGCAGACCGTCATCGAGCTGGCCATGACCACCGGCTACTCCCGCTTCCCGGTCACGGACGACGGCGTCGACGACGTCATCGGCCTCGTGCACGTGAAGCAGGCCGTGGCCGTGCCGCGCGAGAAGCGCGCGCAGGTGCCCGTCACGGCGCTGCAGTCGGAGGCGATCCGCGTGCCCGAGACCATGAAGCTCGACGACCTGCTCGGCGAGCTGCGCGGCCGCGGCTTCCAGATGGCCGTCGTGGTGGACGAGTACGGCGGCACCGCCGGGGTCGCGACGCTCGAGGACCTCGTGGAGGAGCTGGTCGGCGAGCTCGCCGACGAGCACGACCGCACGCGCGCCGGCGTCGTCCGCTCGCGCGACTCCCTCACCTTCCCCGGCATGCTCCGGCCCGACGAGCTCGTGGAGCGCACCGGCCTCCGGATCCCCGAGGAGGGCCCCTACGAGACGGCCGCCGGCTTCGTCATGAGCGAGCTCGGCCGACTGCCCGTCGTGGGCGACGAGCTGCAGCTCGAGACGGGGATCCTCCGGGTCGAGCGGCTCGACGGCCGGCGCATCGACCGGATCCGGTTCACCCCGTCGCCCGAGCCCGTCGCCACCGCGGTGGGCACCACCCGCGCCGAGCGCCAGGCCGACCGGCAGGCGGGCCGACAGGCCGATCGCGAGGCGGGCCGACAGGCCGTCGCGGATCGCGCCGCCAGCAGGAAGGAGCCGTCCCGTGGGTGA